In the Paenibacillus sp. FSL R7-0337 genome, AAAACTAAATCAAAAGGAGATACTTCATGAGCCAAATAGTTGCAATGTTTCCTGGGCAAGCATCTCAATATGTGGGTATGGGTAAAACATTATTCGTGCGCCATGAATCGGTGCGCCAACGATTCTCGAAAGCCTCGGAAATATTGAGCTTTGATCTGTCTGATTTGTGTTTCAACGGACCTTCCGCTACATTAACACAGACTGAAAACACTCAACCTGCGATTCTTGTTCTTAGTGTGGCTATGTTTGAAGTGGCTCAAAAGGAAGGGTTTCAGCCTTCTTTTTTGGCTGGTCACAGTCTCGGTGAGTTGTCTGCGCTGACGGCATCTGGTGTGTTGGATTTTGAAGATGCTGTCAGGCTGGCGCGAATTCGGGGAGAGGCTATGGCTGCATGCTCTACAGGCATTAAGACAGGAATGTCAGCAGTAACTAATGTTGAAGCGTCCCAAGTTGAAGTGATAGTGGCAAAATTACAAGCTGAAGGATATAGTGTCCAGATCGCTAACTACAATACCCCGTTGCAGACAGTATTGTCGGGAAGTGCTGAAGGGCTACAATCCGCAGGAGAACGTCTGGTTGCCATAGGAGGGAAGGTACATCCGCTGAATGTAAGCGGCGCATTCCATAGTACCTTTATGTCAAGTGCGGTTGAGAGAATGGTTGCTGCTATGGAGCCTATGAAGTTTGGGGATATGTCAATTCCTGTTATGAATGGACTTGAGGGCCGGCTGTATACGAAAGATGATGATATTAAGTCTATTCTTGCAGCTCAATTGACTGGACCAGTACGCTGGACCACGGTGCTTGACCGATTATCCGAAGAGCGCATAGCGCTGTGGCTGGAGATGGGACCAAAGGATGTTCTCAAAAAAATTGGATTACAAACATTTCCTGATAGTAAATTCTATGCCTACGATGATGAAGCAGACAATGAAGCTAGTAGAACACAGCTTGCGGCAATTCTTCAGAATAAAGAGCGACTGCCAAACCTGGTGGGACTTTGCCTGGGTGCAGCGGTAAGCACACGTAATACAAATTGGGATGAGGCGGCTTATCATAAAGGTGTTGTGGAGCCTTACAAAAATATCCAAAACCTGTACGACAAGGCTGCAAAAGAAGGGCGTACTCCAAACCACGAAGAAATGCAGGAAGCATTAGCTCTATTGCGTCAAATTTTTATGACTAAGGGCATTCCTCCAGAGGAACAGTTTACAAGATTTAGTTTGTTATTAAAGGCATCGGAAACTGACCGGGATTTTCCAGAGTACTTGACAACGGCTAAGGAGGGCTGTTGATGGTAACACCGATTTTCAGTCTTGATGATATTGATCTTAATGATATATCGGATAGCTCGTCTGACACTGAGCTTGTGATACATTCCGAGAATTTGCGCCCCCTTTCCCGGGCAATTGCCATTATCGGTATGGACGGTAAAGTGGGTGAAGCGGAAAATCTGGAGTTATTTTGGGAACTATTAGTGAATGAGCGGGAGGGGCTTAAATCTCTCTCGGAACAAAGACGCCGAGACTTGGATAACTATACAAAAACAAGAGGCCTGGAGTCCCCTCTTCCTGAAAACGCATATGTTAAGGGAACTTTTTTAACAGATTTAACCGGTTTTGACCCTCTTTTTTTTGGTATATCCCAGCAAGAGGCAAAGTATATGGATCCTAACCAGAAAATTTTCCTGGAAACGGCATGGAAAGCATTAGAGGATTCAGGGTACGGGGGAAAGGAAATACAGGGATCGGATACTGGAATCTATGTAGGATTCTCATCAGACTTTGGTGAAGCTTACCGGCATATGTTGACGTCACTAGACCCGGATGCGTCTGAAGTTGCGGTAGCCGGGAATATTAAATCGATTATAGCAAGCAGGTTGGCATACCATTTAGATCTTAGAGGCCCTGCTTTATTGGTCGATACGGCCTGTTCCTCGGGGTTAATGGCCATGTACTTAGCTTGCCGCTCCATTCAATCAAGGGAATGCTACATGGCTATTGCCGGTGCTGTCAAATGTGACCTTGTTCCTTTGTTAGAAAGTAAGGAGAGCAGAGTAGGCATAAAAGATATTCAAGATACATTTGCTCAGGACGGACATACCCGCACCTTTGAT is a window encoding:
- the fabD gene encoding ACP S-malonyltransferase, producing the protein MSQIVAMFPGQASQYVGMGKTLFVRHESVRQRFSKASEILSFDLSDLCFNGPSATLTQTENTQPAILVLSVAMFEVAQKEGFQPSFLAGHSLGELSALTASGVLDFEDAVRLARIRGEAMAACSTGIKTGMSAVTNVEASQVEVIVAKLQAEGYSVQIANYNTPLQTVLSGSAEGLQSAGERLVAIGGKVHPLNVSGAFHSTFMSSAVERMVAAMEPMKFGDMSIPVMNGLEGRLYTKDDDIKSILAAQLTGPVRWTTVLDRLSEERIALWLEMGPKDVLKKIGLQTFPDSKFYAYDDEADNEASRTQLAAILQNKERLPNLVGLCLGAAVSTRNTNWDEAAYHKGVVEPYKNIQNLYDKAAKEGRTPNHEEMQEALALLRQIFMTKGIPPEEQFTRFSLLLKASETDRDFPEYLTTAKEGC